The following coding sequences are from one Primulina eburnea isolate SZY01 chromosome 15, ASM2296580v1, whole genome shotgun sequence window:
- the LOC140814297 gene encoding protein FAR1-RELATED SEQUENCE 5-like has product MKLESLEEAFSFYNQYARESGFSARMSNSKKSKKTNEVIWKKFVCFKEGHTDAIRWSKQSKSDEPVKERARGEIRTGCKSKISVVKEQTGVGWVVSTFVESHNHPLSTPSKVHLLRSHRTVSAAKKALTQQFAEANVPTCQQMRLFEIESGGPEHVGCTERDIRNYEKTLRDEHKGIDAETLIDFFLSEKDKSSTFFFDYETDSDNRFIRCFWADPVSRRAYTAFGDVVVFDTTYNTNKYGMIFAPFVGVNHHHQTIVFGCGFLSDEKTDSFAWLLNKFLEAMPKGAPNLIITDQDPAMTKAIGEVFPKTIHRYCLWHILNKFPDKLNPTTFRDHYQSIKNVIVHSTTSIEFERSWEEVMNCADLVENDWLSLIYEL; this is encoded by the coding sequence ATGAAATTAGAATCTTTAGAGGAGGCGTTTTCGTTCTACAACCAATACGCACGAGAATCTGGTTTTAGTGCGAGAATGAGCAATAGCAAAAAAAGTAAGAAAACAAATGAAGTTATCTGGAAAAAATTTGTATGCTTTAAAGAAGGACATACAGATGCAATAAGATGGAGTAAACAATCAAAAAGTGATGAACCAGTAAAGGAAAGAGCTCGTGGTGAGATTAGAACTGGATGTAAGTCAAAGATTTCAGTTGTGAAGGAACAAACTGGTGTAGGTTGGGTTGTTAGTACCTTCGTAGAAAGTCATAATCATCCACTATCAACTCCTTCAAAGGTGCATTTGTTACGCTCACATCGTACTGTTTCTGCAGCAAAGAAAGCACTAACTCAACAGTTTGCTGAAGCGAATGTACCTACTTGTCAACAAATGCGATTGTTTGAAATAGAGTCTGGAGGGCCTGAACATGTAGGTTGCACGGAAAGAGATATAAGAAACTACGAGAAAACGCTTAGGGATGAGCACAAGGGTATTGATGCCGAAACATTGATTGATTTCTTTCTGTCTGAGAAAGACAAGAGTTCAACTTTCTTTTTTGATTACGAGACAGATTCAGACAATAGATTTATTCGTTGTTTTTGGGCGGATCCTGTGTCACGGAGGGCATACACTGCATTTGGTGATGTAGTGGTGTTTGATACAACATATAACACCAACAAATATGGGATGATTTTTGCACCATTTGTAGGagttaatcatcatcatcaaaCCATTGTTTTCGGTTGTGGATTTTTGAGTGATGAGAAAACTGATTCCTTTGCTTGGTTGCTTAATAAGTTTCTAGAAGCCATGCCTAAAGGAGCACCAAACTTGATCATAACTGACCAGGATCCTGCTATGACGAAAGCCATTGGTGAAGTTTTCCCTAAAACAATTCATCGATATTGTTTGTGGCACATTCTAAACAAATTCCCAGATAAATTGAACCCGACGACTTTTCGTGACCACTATCAAAGCATAAAAAATGT